A region from the Lolium perenne isolate Kyuss_39 chromosome 4, Kyuss_2.0, whole genome shotgun sequence genome encodes:
- the LOC127297112 gene encoding plant-specific TFIIB-related protein 1 produces MSQPSQCPYCRSSGPARCATTQPPLSRAVSECSSCARLVLERHLHTHPFFPLLPSIHSLPLVTPDLAAAASPPPNDHDDDDPFLPAGFVSAFSAFSLERHPVLARSASAFSGQLAELERALAVDSPASSTPDPAGPMVSVDSLRAYLQIVDVASILRLHRDIADHAFDLFKECSTATCLRNRSVEALATAALVQAIREAQEPRTLQEISTASNLPQKEIGKYIKILGESLKLRQPLNSNSIAVHMPRFCNLLQLNKSAQELAAHIGEVVVNKCFCTRRNPISISAAAIYLACQLEDKRKTQAEICKVTGLTEVTLRKVYKELLENWDDLLPPNYTPATPPEKAFPMTNIYSARSSSGKDLYQDKLLDSIKQKSCEAAEPDHMVIVKDEEDRKAGLLGQPPSILEAHDLNQACWQQNVPFSASSKSDRDNTETSVRGFNLNEESCPMDSDKADVTMKPHFADGWATEPKVLPSPPSRQPVPWQLKQPAPATSSSYPRNREMQLGFSMDLLAGRGKRSAGDSGDGRDKEGK; encoded by the exons atgtccCAGCCATCGCAGTGCCCCTACTGCCGCTCGTCGGGGCCGGCGCGGTGCGCCACGACGCAGCCGCCGCTCTCCCGCGCCGTCTCCGAGTGCTCCTCCTGCGCCCGCCTCGTCCTCGAGCGCCACCTCCACACCCAccccttcttccccctcctccccTCCATCCACTCGCTCCCCCTCGTCACCCccgacctcgccgccgccgcctccccgccccccaacgaccacgacgacgacgacccctTCCTCCCCGCCGGCTTCGTGTCCGCCTTCTCGGCCTTCTCCCTCGAGCGCCACCCGGTCCTCGCGCGCTCCGCATCCGCCTTCTCCGGCCAGCTCGCCGAGCTCGAGCGCGCGCTCGCCGTCGACTCCCCCGCCTCCTCCACCCCCGACCCCGCCGGGCCCATGGTCTCCGTCGACAGCCTCCGCGCCTACCTCCAGATCGTCGACGTCGCATCCATACTCAGGCTCCACCGGGACATCGCAGACCACGCATTCGACCTCTTCAAGGAGTGCTCCACCGCCACCTGCCTCAGGAACCGCAGCGTAGAGGCGCTCGCCACCGCAGCGCTCGTCCAGGCCATCCGCGAGGCGCAGGAGCCCAGGACACTGCAG GAAATCTCTACTGCTAGCAATCTTCCTCAGAAAGAAATAGGAAAATACATCAAGATACTTGGTGAATCTTTGAAACTGAGGCAACCTCTTAACAGCAATTCAATAGCAGTTCACATGCCTCGGTTTTGTAACCTGCTCCAGCTCAATAAATCAGCTCAG GAACTTGCAGCCCACATTGGTGAGGTAGTTGTCAACAAATGCTTCTGCACACGGCGGAACCCCATAAGCATATCTGCTGCTGCTATCTACCTTGCATGTCAGCTCGAAGACAAGCGCAAGACTCAAGCAGAGATCTGTAAGGTAACAGGCCTTACAGAGGTCACTCTTCGTAAAGTGTATAAAGAACTCCTGGAGAACTGGGACGATCTGCTACCGCCAAACTACACACCAGCCACGCCACCAGAGAAAGCTTTCCCCATGACAAACATATACTCAGCACGCTCATCGAGTGGAAAAGATCTTTATCAGGATAAGCTGCTGGATAGTATCAAGCAAAAAAGCTGTGAAGCCGCAGAGCCTGATCACATGGTAATTGTAAAAGATGAGGAAGACAGGAAAGCCGGCCTACTTGGTCAACCTCCTTCGATACTCGAGGCCCATGACCTGAACCAGGCATGCTGGCAGCAGAATGTTCCGTTTTCAGCATCTTCAAAATCGGACCGCGACAATACGGAGACAAGCGTTCGTGGGTTTAACCTTAACGAGGAGTCAtgtccaatggattctgacaaggcagATGTAACAATGAAGCCACACTTTGCTGATGGGTGGGCAACTGAACCGAAGGTGCTTCCATCTCCTCCCAGTAGGCAGCCTGTACCATGGCAGCTTAAGCAACCGGCACCAGCAACTAGTTCATCGTATCCTAGGAATCGTGAGATGCAGCTGGGCTTTAGCATGGACCTTCTGGCTGGACGTGGGAAAAGGAGTGCTGGGGATAGTGGTGATGGCCGTGATAAAGAGGGCAAGTGA
- the LOC127297111 gene encoding uncharacterized protein yields the protein MPKRSCSLGSCSVRPSKRPSKRQQKHLYVLLDDWERGYSIYRVGEDDFSTDSDDYLDTTPLARMEAQHPVSMSFATHGTKILAVRPSEGSPAITGFDTKTMGLTVCPLPQSHRSFLRPFYASVGDMLFVMVYRSFELLGSQPPPDSKEPWSWYTIKTELPFEPAYVTGYALHPDGYTLFVSAKGWKPGNNSRLLDDLQQSTYSFNTESLKFRYHGEWMLPFKGQAHYDSELEAWIGLCRDGTGYVCSCDVPSRANCDTMPAWKVGKDKVFDHKSMRHRGATLLYMGCSTYCLVQCCAQKHDEWFAYPRHRVMKMCTFRLKYDKNGELRITGHRGRASMAYKVARDRVAPTLDPTVFCI from the coding sequence ATGCCAAAGCGGTCGTGCTCGTTGGGTAGCTGCTCGGTTCGCCCGTCCAAGCGGCCGTCTAAGCGGCAGCAGAAGCATCTGTATGTGTTGCTGGACGACTGGGAAAGGGGCTACAGCATCTACAGGGTGGGCGAGGACGACTTCAGCACTGATTCTGATGACTACCTAGACACGACCCCGCTCGCCCGCATGGAGGCACAACATCCAGTCTCAATGTCGTTTGCCACCCATGGAACTAAGATCCTGGCTGTTCGTCCCAGCGAAGGCAGCCCTGCTATCACTGGCTTCGACACCAAGACTATGGGGCTGACAGTGTGCCCGTTACCGCAGAGCCATAGGTCATTTCTCAGACCCTTCTATGCATCAGTTGGTGACATGCTCTTCGTTATGGTTTACCGGTCATTTGAGTTGCTCGGCTCCCAGCCGCCACCTGACAGCAAGGAGCCTTGGTCCTGGTATACTATCAAAACTGAACTGCCTTTTGAGCCTGCTTACGTCACTGGCTATGCATTGCACCCGGACGGGtacactctttttgtatcggcCAAGGGGTGGAAACCGGGTAACAATTCACGGCTTTTAGATGACCTACAGCAGAGCACATACTCCTTCAATACAGAGAGCCTCAAGTTCCGGTACCATGGTGAGTGGATGCTGCCATTCAAAGGGCAGGCCCACTACGACAGCGAGCTGGAAGCGTGGATTGGGCTTTGCAGAGATGGAACTGGTTATGTCTGCTCATGTGATGTTCCATCCCGAGCGAATTGTGACACCATGCCTGCTTGGAAAGTTGGCAAGGATAAGGTGTTTGATCACAAGTCGATGAGGCATCGGGGGGCCACCCTCCTGTATATGGGATGCAGCACGTATTGCCTGGTTCAGTGCTGTGCACAGAAGCATGATGAGTGGTTTGCCTATCCACGCCACCGCGTGATGAAGATGTGCACCTTTCGTCTCAAGTATGACAAGAATGGGGAGCTGCGGATCACTGGCCATCGGGGTCGTGCATCCATGGCATACAAGGTTGCTCGGGACAGGGTTGCGCCAACACTGGATCCTACAGTGTTCTGCATATAA